A genomic region of Fusobacterium perfoetens contains the following coding sequences:
- a CDS encoding HU family DNA-binding protein, with translation MTKKEFAKELFKNSGLTTLTEAERATEAFIQTVKEQVAKGNTLFFRDFGIFSIKTSNRKEGRNPRTGEIIKLKPKKFVKFKAGKDFARMLNEKR, from the coding sequence ATGACAAAAAAAGAATTTGCAAAGGAATTATTTAAAAACTCAGGACTTACAACACTTACAGAAGCTGAAAGAGCAACAGAAGCTTTTATACAAACTGTAAAAGAACAAGTAGCAAAAGGAAATACTTTATTTTTTAGAGACTTTGGTATTTTTTCTATAAAAACTTCTAACAGAAAAGAAGGAAGAAATCCAAGAACAGGAGAAATTATTAAATTAAAACCTAAAAAATTTGTTAAGTTTAAAGCAGGTAAAGATTTTGCAAGAATGTTAAATGAAAAGAGATAG
- a CDS encoding YopX family protein produces MKYRVWDKKEKQFIENVFVMPNGRLLMFTNYHSFNSEWDFIDDEGRYIILECSGFKDKNGKYIYNGDIIKYTFIKKSFFYEVEYNDSWLLSNKYENVNISFAFKSRLEIIGNIYENPELLENIRGGLSD; encoded by the coding sequence ATGAAATATAGAGTTTGGGATAAAAAAGAAAAACAGTTTATTGAAAATGTTTTCGTTATGCCTAACGGAAGATTATTGATGTTTACAAATTATCACTCTTTTAATAGTGAATGGGATTTTATAGATGATGAAGGTAGATATATTATTTTAGAATGTTCTGGGTTTAAAGATAAAAATGGAAAATATATTTATAATGGAGATATTATTAAATATACATTTATCAAAAAGTCTTTTTTTTATGAAGTTGAATATAATGATTCTTGGTTATTATCTAACAAATATGAAAATGTAAATATTTCATTTGCATTTAAGTCAAGACTTGAAATAATAGGAAATATTTATGAAAATCCTGAATTATTAGAAAATATTAGAGGTGGTTTAAGTGATTAA